Proteins found in one Methanomassiliicoccus sp. genomic segment:
- the pylB gene encoding methylornithine synthase PylB — MDGDVLSLEDICSLLSLRDPVSLDELFESARAVRKSNFGDSVYCYGFVYFSTHCRNNCSFCYYRRSNKEISRYRKSQDDIIDLSTSLEDSGVHLVDLTMGEDPLLHNGKDCQNLIDLVDRVNREVKVPLMISPGVIPMDAFRGLKEAGADWFACYQETHNRGLFAKLRPDQDFDVRLSQKKWAMSSGMLAEEGIMIGVGESIADRARSIQIMNELGVRQVRAMSFIPQCNTPMECRDPAMFLEELVTIAVMRLLHPDRLIPASLDIEGIKGLRSRLDAGANVITSIIPPSTGLAGVAQHDLDIEGGGRTVAQIENVLDETDVHLATPAEYASLIAGWGREHRLSGARP, encoded by the coding sequence ATGGACGGAGACGTACTGTCCCTAGAGGACATCTGCTCCCTTCTCTCCCTCAGGGACCCTGTATCCCTGGATGAGCTTTTCGAATCAGCGAGAGCGGTCAGGAAGAGTAACTTCGGGGATTCAGTGTATTGCTACGGTTTCGTTTACTTTTCCACCCACTGCCGAAATAATTGCTCCTTCTGCTACTACCGGAGATCCAACAAGGAGATCTCGAGGTACCGAAAATCACAAGATGACATAATTGACCTATCCACTTCATTGGAGGACTCCGGTGTTCATCTGGTCGATCTGACCATGGGTGAAGACCCGCTGCTCCATAATGGTAAGGATTGCCAGAATCTCATCGACCTGGTCGATAGGGTCAATAGGGAGGTAAAGGTCCCCCTCATGATCTCCCCCGGCGTCATTCCTATGGATGCCTTCCGTGGTCTGAAGGAAGCTGGGGCGGACTGGTTCGCATGCTACCAGGAGACCCATAACCGTGGACTGTTCGCCAAGCTGAGGCCGGACCAGGACTTCGATGTGAGGCTGTCCCAGAAGAAATGGGCGATGAGCTCGGGAATGCTGGCCGAGGAAGGGATAATGATCGGCGTGGGTGAGTCCATAGCCGACCGGGCCCGCTCCATCCAGATAATGAACGAGCTAGGGGTCCGTCAGGTGCGGGCGATGAGCTTCATCCCCCAGTGCAACACCCCCATGGAGTGCAGGGACCCCGCTATGTTCCTTGAGGAACTGGTGACGATCGCCGTGATGCGCCTTCTGCACCCCGACCGATTAATCCCGGCGAGTCTGGACATTGAAGGCATCAAGGGGCTCAGGTCCAGACTGGATGCGGGAGCCAACGTCATAACATCAATCATCCCACCAAGCACGGGCCTTGCCGGTGTCGCTCAACATGATCTCGACATTGAGGGTGGTGGTAGGACAGTGGCGCAGATAGAGAACGTTCTCGACGAGACGGACGTGCATCTGGCCACACCTGCTGAATACGCATCATTGATCGCAGGATGGGGTCGGGAACATAGGCTATCGGGGGCAAGGCCATGA
- the atwA gene encoding methyl coenzyme M reductase system, component A2: MAKSSESFVLIKNVSKQFGGSYVLRDVSAVLGAGEILGLIGRSGAGKSVLINMLRGTPDYQPDAGKVIYRVNVCTSCGKVDLPSKGRPCPFCGGTTEIQEIDFWDLKEDDPLRSQVRKRIAIMLQRTFALFGDMTVIENIFEALGEDMLEKEKVERALDLLKMVKLDHRITHIARDLSGGEKQRCVLARQLARDPILFLADEPTGTLDPHTADIVHQVLVNAVNTKGMAMVVTSHWPKAINAMADKAIWLESGEMMKIGQPEDVTSEFTVGFDLRTEDRVQIGQPLIKIENAKRYFYSYTRGVVKAVDDVSLEVNEKEIVGLVGLSGAGKTTLSRMIGGICEPSGGKVLVRIGDDWVNMAEPGPEGKGRATQYIGFLHQEFSLYPFDTILQNLTVCIGMNLPAELAKMKVIQVLLGVGFTRQEVERFLYAYPDTLSVGEKQRVALAQVLIREPRLVILDEPTGTMDPITKLAVARSVLNARKELGETFLIVSHDMDFVMNCCDRAVLMKDGKIVVAGEPKIIVDHLTESETEEMLVESASR, encoded by the coding sequence ATGGCCAAGTCATCTGAATCCTTTGTGCTAATCAAGAACGTCAGCAAGCAATTCGGAGGCTCCTACGTACTAAGAGATGTGAGCGCTGTCCTCGGGGCCGGCGAGATCCTCGGCCTCATCGGCAGGAGCGGCGCTGGAAAGTCCGTTCTCATCAACATGTTGCGGGGGACCCCTGATTATCAGCCGGATGCCGGCAAGGTCATTTACCGTGTCAACGTCTGCACCTCCTGCGGTAAGGTGGACCTTCCATCCAAAGGTCGCCCATGTCCCTTCTGTGGGGGCACCACAGAGATTCAGGAGATTGATTTCTGGGATCTCAAAGAGGACGATCCCCTGCGCTCCCAGGTTCGCAAGCGGATCGCCATCATGCTGCAGAGGACATTTGCCCTGTTCGGGGACATGACGGTCATCGAGAACATCTTCGAGGCCCTGGGAGAGGATATGCTCGAAAAGGAAAAGGTGGAGAGGGCCCTCGACCTCCTGAAGATGGTCAAGCTGGACCATCGTATCACTCACATAGCTCGGGATCTGTCTGGAGGGGAGAAGCAGCGCTGCGTCCTCGCCCGTCAGCTCGCACGGGATCCCATCCTGTTCCTCGCGGACGAGCCCACGGGAACGCTGGATCCCCATACGGCCGATATAGTGCATCAGGTCCTCGTAAATGCTGTCAATACCAAGGGCATGGCCATGGTGGTGACCTCGCACTGGCCCAAGGCCATCAACGCCATGGCGGACAAGGCCATATGGCTGGAATCGGGGGAGATGATGAAGATCGGTCAGCCGGAGGATGTGACCTCCGAGTTCACCGTTGGCTTCGACCTCCGCACCGAGGACCGTGTCCAGATCGGACAGCCTCTGATCAAGATTGAGAACGCGAAGCGTTATTTCTACTCCTACACTAGGGGTGTGGTCAAGGCGGTGGACGATGTGTCCTTGGAGGTCAACGAGAAGGAGATCGTAGGCCTGGTAGGGCTATCCGGCGCTGGCAAGACCACTTTGTCCCGAATGATCGGAGGAATATGCGAACCCTCAGGAGGGAAGGTACTGGTGCGCATCGGTGACGATTGGGTCAACATGGCGGAGCCGGGTCCGGAGGGAAAGGGTAGGGCGACCCAGTATATCGGGTTCCTGCACCAGGAGTTCTCGCTGTATCCTTTCGATACCATTCTACAGAACCTCACAGTGTGCATCGGGATGAACCTTCCGGCGGAGCTCGCAAAGATGAAGGTTATCCAGGTGCTCCTGGGCGTAGGATTCACGAGGCAGGAGGTGGAGCGCTTCCTGTATGCATATCCGGATACCCTGTCCGTGGGGGAGAAGCAGAGGGTGGCTCTGGCCCAGGTGCTGATACGAGAACCTCGTTTGGTCATCCTGGACGAGCCCACGGGGACCATGGACCCCATCACCAAGCTGGCCGTTGCCAGGTCCGTTCTCAACGCTAGGAAGGAGCTGGGGGAGACCTTCCTCATCGTCTCCCATGACATGGACTTCGTGATGAACTGCTGCGACCGCGCTGTTCTGATGAAAGATGGAAAGATCGTCGTCGCCGGTGAGCCCAAGATAATCGTCGATCATCTTACGGAGAGCGAGACCGAGGAGATGCTGGTGGAGAGTGCTTCCAGGTGA
- the mcrC gene encoding methyl-coenzyme M reductase I operon protein C — MKGRIGRHLSFVECRESRGLGVGGGLAQRATISESGRDVVAVAMGPGKRHITKPVCEITYALREEGIDTSVLVVNAGSGVPSDAPDVSTGSIFGLDQIEIDRIQQFKIALIHLGNVRNHIIYKARLILRNVDLPTIIVCQAPVDFEDFARIGIKTRTVMPRPENIASKGTIMDIVTGVVRGTTSPQNKLDEIVSKVRKYL, encoded by the coding sequence GTGAAGGGACGCATTGGAAGGCATCTCAGCTTCGTGGAATGCCGGGAGTCCCGGGGCTTGGGCGTTGGCGGAGGTCTGGCCCAGCGCGCCACCATCTCGGAGAGCGGCAGGGACGTGGTAGCCGTGGCCATGGGCCCGGGCAAGAGGCACATCACCAAACCAGTATGCGAGATCACCTATGCCCTGAGGGAGGAGGGGATCGATACCAGCGTCCTGGTGGTCAATGCCGGTTCGGGCGTACCCTCGGACGCCCCGGACGTGAGCACGGGCTCCATCTTCGGACTGGACCAGATAGAGATCGACAGGATACAGCAGTTCAAGATCGCCTTGATACACCTGGGCAATGTCCGCAATCACATAATCTACAAGGCCAGGCTGATCCTGAGGAACGTCGACCTCCCGACCATCATCGTGTGCCAGGCACCGGTCGACTTCGAGGACTTCGCCCGCATCGGCATAAAGACCCGCACGGTGATGCCACGCCCGGAGAACATCGCCAGCAAGGGTACGATCATGGACATCGTCACCGGTGTGGTGAGGGGCACGACCTCTCCTCAGAACAAGCTCGATGAGATCGTGTCCAAGGTCCGCAAGTACCTTTAG
- a CDS encoding dimethylamine methyltransferase, which produces MGRLKKSIETWDKNLAESAAKEALAAGIAPGDAVENGLGKGMEVISQQFDDAKIYLPQVLAASVAMETALKVFEPSMTKGQTAQKGTVVIATVLGDIHEIGKNVVAAMLKGGGYNVIDLGRDVAPEKFIEAAKEHKAGVVGASALMTTTVVVQKDIVDLLKEEKMKAKTIFGGAPANEEWVESIGGDMYCPSGAQAVEMVNTLMG; this is translated from the coding sequence ATGGGACGTCTCAAGAAATCCATAGAGACTTGGGACAAAAATCTCGCCGAATCTGCGGCAAAGGAGGCTTTGGCAGCGGGAATCGCACCGGGCGATGCTGTCGAGAATGGCCTGGGAAAGGGGATGGAGGTCATCAGTCAACAGTTCGACGATGCTAAGATCTACCTGCCTCAGGTCCTGGCCGCCTCTGTGGCCATGGAGACCGCGCTGAAGGTGTTCGAGCCATCAATGACCAAGGGTCAGACGGCGCAGAAGGGCACCGTTGTAATCGCGACGGTCCTTGGTGACATCCACGAGATCGGCAAGAATGTGGTAGCGGCCATGTTGAAGGGCGGAGGATACAACGTCATCGACCTTGGAAGGGATGTGGCTCCCGAGAAGTTCATCGAGGCGGCCAAGGAGCACAAGGCCGGCGTGGTTGGCGCATCCGCTCTCATGACAACTACGGTCGTCGTTCAGAAGGACATCGTTGACCTTCTGAAGGAAGAGAAGATGAAAGCAAAGACCATATTCGGTGGCGCACCCGCGAACGAGGAGTGGGTAGAGAGCATCGGCGGTGATATGTACTGCCCGTCCGGGGCCCAGGCCGTAGAGATGGTCAACACTCTGATGGGGTGA
- the pylC gene encoding 3-methylornithine--L-lysine ligase PylC, which produces MRLGIVGGVLQGMEAVYLAGKAGYETVVIDRWDKAPAMSLADEAIVLDVVKDQVGAKKVFTDCDAVIPANENLVTLRNLDRMFRDLEVPLLFDMSAYELSSSKACSNKYLKELELPLPTPWPECGYPVVVKPSGQSGSVGVHRVTSDAELEKSISAIREMKDDPIVQEFVEGPNISIEVIGDGTKATPMVLTEVLLDESYDCRMVRCPVEGASPELESILGGYAKSIAEGISLRGIMDVEAIVRDGVPKILEIDARIPSQTPAAVYHATGTNLLEKLVGALVLGKLDEVPVLHRGAAIYEHVLVDKGIITSCGEGSFSQVREPRIEAGLFGSDEMITDYRPGKAVWRATIICSGHTSEEAWAKRMRCLEGIREQSDMAFFQDWTSEVHP; this is translated from the coding sequence ATGAGGCTGGGAATAGTTGGCGGCGTACTTCAGGGAATGGAGGCCGTCTATCTTGCGGGCAAGGCAGGCTATGAGACAGTGGTGATCGATCGTTGGGACAAGGCCCCCGCAATGTCACTGGCCGACGAGGCCATCGTTCTGGATGTGGTCAAGGACCAGGTCGGAGCGAAGAAGGTCTTCACAGATTGCGATGCCGTGATCCCCGCGAACGAGAACCTCGTGACCCTGAGAAATCTTGATAGGATGTTCAGGGACCTGGAGGTACCCCTCCTGTTCGACATGAGCGCTTATGAGCTGTCGTCATCAAAGGCCTGCTCCAATAAGTACCTGAAGGAACTAGAGCTGCCGCTTCCCACGCCCTGGCCTGAGTGTGGATACCCTGTGGTGGTGAAACCCTCTGGTCAGAGCGGGAGCGTGGGAGTGCACAGGGTCACCAGCGATGCTGAGCTCGAAAAGAGCATCTCGGCGATCCGGGAGATGAAAGATGACCCCATCGTTCAGGAGTTCGTCGAGGGACCTAACATCTCCATAGAGGTTATCGGGGACGGCACGAAAGCTACACCCATGGTCCTCACCGAGGTGCTGTTGGACGAGTCCTACGATTGCAGGATGGTGCGTTGCCCCGTGGAGGGAGCATCACCAGAGCTGGAGAGCATCTTGGGTGGATACGCCAAGAGCATAGCTGAGGGCATTTCCCTCAGGGGGATAATGGATGTTGAGGCCATCGTGAGGGACGGGGTCCCCAAGATCCTGGAGATCGATGCCCGGATCCCCAGCCAGACCCCCGCGGCGGTCTATCATGCCACCGGAACGAACCTCCTCGAGAAACTGGTGGGAGCGTTGGTCCTCGGCAAGCTAGATGAGGTCCCCGTGCTTCACCGGGGAGCGGCCATCTATGAGCATGTTCTGGTCGACAAAGGGATCATCACCTCTTGCGGGGAAGGTTCGTTCTCGCAGGTCCGTGAGCCGAGGATAGAGGCCGGCCTGTTCGGTTCGGACGAGATGATAACAGATTACCGCCCGGGCAAGGCGGTATGGAGAGCCACGATCATCTGCTCGGGCCACACCTCTGAGGAGGCATGGGCCAAGAGGATGCGATGCCTGGAAGGCATCCGGGAACAGAGCGATATGGCATTTTTCCAGGATTGGACATCGGAGGTACACCCATGA
- a CDS encoding methanogenesis marker 3 protein, which translates to MLLKVNGKDKQVGEEARLSEAIAGEPYTPGAVIAVTRSTSSIQKETSEFEVVLSKGSFVIRLNDSRFAEVWRQNIGQIVGSSVRWQSTKVMAMGSFPTDLEVDRERYRYSKHDCYFSLGGFDNRTTYVMISKIDHEGSYGTKDGRFGRVTRGRHLIKEIDEGEVIKDIRPVVLELSEKDAIATTDLDLKLEEGMAVDTYVHVDLDPLSPVSCEQLLVISGEQRLDITDRTSTYSANSKRMDVSLVHEHVAVREEGDVTVRSEGSFTGRVYFYRRRRQLSPFHNHTGKVTLGLELLRLAPQGTFVTILTTPSRIMSVGMTQGEAGKFLESRGLRQKRTGLTGDDDVVAEQEPELTMEIRPGDEVETFGVRADKISVWELDDVNAPRTAHYVRKMTGLDHKPVGTMKVFFAHPEMPMITFFGNVKEASVLMPENPFGEESPRGQVAVTNMSRPNRGTIGIRLERSAEFGPTGEERYGSNVFGNILSDLSHMLKDVHDGDIIYLRERKEGEEIKTAAAPAPKPAFDLDEIAEIARQAEFAQHAPPPGPFQGGSAESSRKKTGAEKGTAKKETAKKGGRPRAKRPKPE; encoded by the coding sequence ATGTTGTTGAAAGTAAATGGAAAGGATAAGCAGGTAGGAGAGGAGGCCCGCTTATCTGAGGCCATAGCCGGTGAGCCGTACACGCCAGGAGCAGTGATCGCGGTCACAAGGTCGACCAGCTCCATCCAGAAGGAGACCAGCGAGTTCGAGGTGGTACTTTCCAAGGGTTCCTTCGTCATCCGGCTGAACGACTCGAGGTTCGCCGAGGTATGGCGACAGAACATAGGCCAGATCGTGGGAAGCAGCGTTCGGTGGCAAAGCACCAAGGTCATGGCCATGGGATCGTTCCCCACCGACCTGGAGGTTGACCGGGAGAGATACCGCTACTCCAAGCACGATTGCTATTTCTCATTGGGTGGCTTCGACAACCGCACCACCTATGTGATGATATCCAAGATCGATCATGAGGGGAGCTACGGAACGAAGGACGGCCGCTTCGGACGGGTGACCAGAGGCCGTCATCTGATCAAGGAGATTGATGAGGGCGAGGTCATCAAGGACATCCGCCCTGTGGTGTTGGAGCTATCGGAGAAGGACGCCATCGCCACCACCGACCTGGACCTCAAGCTGGAGGAGGGGATGGCGGTGGACACCTACGTCCATGTTGACCTGGACCCCCTCTCCCCAGTAAGCTGCGAGCAGCTTCTGGTGATATCTGGGGAGCAGAGGCTGGACATCACCGACCGCACCTCTACTTATTCCGCCAACTCCAAGCGCATGGACGTCTCCCTAGTACACGAGCACGTGGCTGTAAGGGAAGAGGGCGATGTCACCGTCCGTTCCGAGGGCTCTTTCACGGGCCGGGTATATTTCTATCGCCGCCGGCGGCAGCTGTCCCCGTTCCATAATCATACGGGCAAGGTGACACTGGGGCTGGAACTTCTGCGGTTGGCACCCCAGGGCACTTTCGTCACCATCCTCACCACTCCCTCCAGGATAATGTCCGTGGGGATGACCCAGGGCGAGGCAGGCAAATTTCTCGAGTCCCGGGGCCTGAGGCAAAAGCGTACGGGCCTCACCGGCGATGACGATGTGGTGGCCGAGCAGGAGCCGGAGCTCACCATGGAGATCAGGCCGGGGGATGAGGTGGAAACCTTCGGGGTACGAGCAGACAAGATCTCGGTCTGGGAGCTGGACGACGTCAACGCGCCCCGCACGGCCCACTATGTGAGGAAGATGACGGGTCTGGACCACAAGCCCGTGGGGACCATGAAGGTGTTCTTCGCCCACCCGGAGATGCCCATGATAACCTTCTTCGGCAACGTTAAGGAAGCATCGGTTCTCATGCCGGAGAACCCCTTCGGCGAGGAGTCCCCTCGCGGGCAGGTGGCAGTGACCAACATGTCCAGGCCCAACCGGGGCACTATAGGCATCAGGCTGGAGCGCAGCGCGGAGTTCGGCCCCACGGGGGAGGAGAGATACGGCTCCAACGTCTTCGGCAATATCCTATCTGACCTGAGCCATATGCTCAAGGACGTGCATGACGGGGACATCATCTACCTCAGGGAGAGAAAGGAGGGGGAGGAGATCAAGACAGCCGCCGCCCCCGCTCCCAAGCCTGCGTTCGACCTTGACGAGATCGCAGAGATCGCGCGACAGGCGGAGTTCGCCCAGCATGCTCCCCCACCGGGACCGTTCCAGGGTGGGTCAGCGGAGAGCTCGCGGAAGAAGACCGGCGCGGAGAAGGGAACAGCTAAGAAGGAGACAGCGAAGAAGGGGGGAAGACCACGAGCGAAGAGACCGAAACCAGAATGA
- a CDS encoding carboxymuconolactone decarboxylase family protein: MSLALIAKQQPQAISKLYKLKQEVFKEGALTAKEKELIAVSVSCILKCDTCLETHALAAIELGATRDELREAMLVTMYLTGPSAVIWSPMIDKILSEDEPLNSQNRT; this comes from the coding sequence ATGAGCCTAGCTTTGATCGCTAAGCAGCAGCCTCAGGCTATCAGCAAATTGTATAAGCTGAAGCAAGAGGTCTTCAAAGAGGGTGCACTGACCGCTAAGGAGAAGGAGCTCATCGCCGTTTCCGTGTCCTGCATCCTGAAATGCGATACATGCTTGGAGACGCATGCTCTTGCCGCAATAGAACTGGGCGCCACCCGTGACGAGCTGAGGGAAGCTATGCTGGTCACCATGTACCTGACCGGGCCCTCTGCGGTGATATGGAGCCCCATGATCGATAAGATACTGTCAGAGGACGAGCCCCTCAACAGTCAAAATCGAACCTGA
- a CDS encoding methylamine methyltransferase corrinoid protein reductive activase → MVDLGIALDIGTSGFRAQAIDLKENKTLSTAITTRHPIPGSNVIDHINFAIDAGENEANRLIVDTIEKLLPLLKVDLGKVTKMAVCGNPFQLSLFQKIEIRDLAYAGQKMLETLKVVPPKRDGDILPASELGLETIPGAMVIIPPAVGHEIGADALAMLLMTGALEQDEPCLVIDYGTNAEMALIRDGNIFSGSAAAGPALEGQQIEMGMLAAPGTISDTNVMENGWECWVLDEGYVAKKGDLIDPRSGTIKGKGEMHGQAKGITGTGVVAALDCGMSAGLIKLPKILTEDTKVHLQDGVHITERDVDEAGKAIGALRAGYLTLMREAGLWIDDVPISFMSGASGLYVDAVKAQRVGMVSPGSTRIIQYGNTSLALARELTMGRIELDDLRQFAQKLRATHCMFATSETFKNLYSIELSLWSYGMPLTSYNDMLDIYGLPHLRLEPVKATIVRKVRRDIPDLGSMGISVLHDPGTILSAELDGCIQCGKCVESCPEDALAILDEEPHPRAAVRSDLCLGTACKRCELVCPEHVMKIRSLKVSR, encoded by the coding sequence ATGGTCGATCTCGGTATAGCATTGGACATAGGTACCAGCGGATTCAGGGCACAGGCCATCGACCTGAAGGAAAACAAGACGTTATCGACCGCCATCACCACACGACACCCCATCCCCGGTTCGAACGTCATCGACCACATCAACTTCGCGATAGACGCGGGAGAGAACGAAGCGAATCGCTTGATAGTGGATACGATCGAGAAGCTGCTGCCCCTGTTGAAGGTAGATCTGGGAAAAGTGACCAAGATGGCAGTGTGCGGAAACCCCTTCCAACTCTCTCTTTTCCAGAAGATCGAGATCCGGGACCTGGCCTACGCTGGCCAGAAGATGCTAGAAACGCTGAAGGTGGTCCCACCCAAGAGGGACGGGGATATCCTGCCTGCCTCCGAGCTGGGACTTGAAACTATACCGGGGGCCATGGTGATCATACCGCCTGCGGTGGGTCACGAGATCGGAGCGGATGCCCTGGCAATGCTGCTCATGACCGGTGCGCTGGAACAGGACGAGCCCTGTCTGGTAATCGACTACGGGACCAACGCGGAGATGGCCCTCATCAGGGATGGGAACATTTTCTCAGGTTCAGCAGCTGCAGGGCCAGCCCTGGAAGGGCAACAGATCGAGATGGGGATGCTGGCAGCCCCCGGCACCATCTCCGACACAAACGTGATGGAGAACGGCTGGGAGTGCTGGGTTCTAGATGAGGGATATGTCGCCAAGAAGGGAGACCTGATCGACCCTCGCAGCGGCACTATCAAAGGTAAGGGCGAAATGCATGGTCAGGCCAAAGGCATCACGGGCACCGGAGTGGTGGCCGCTCTTGACTGCGGGATGAGCGCCGGCCTCATCAAGCTGCCCAAGATATTGACAGAGGACACCAAGGTCCACCTCCAGGACGGAGTCCATATCACCGAGAGAGACGTCGATGAGGCGGGAAAGGCCATAGGTGCACTTCGAGCGGGTTACCTCACACTGATGAGAGAGGCAGGCCTGTGGATAGACGATGTTCCCATATCCTTCATGTCTGGTGCGTCCGGGCTGTACGTGGACGCCGTTAAGGCCCAGAGGGTGGGCATGGTGTCCCCCGGGTCCACACGGATCATCCAGTATGGAAATACCTCACTGGCGTTGGCAAGGGAGCTCACCATGGGTAGGATAGAGCTGGACGACCTGAGGCAGTTCGCTCAGAAGCTCAGGGCCACCCACTGCATGTTCGCCACCTCGGAGACTTTCAAGAACCTCTACTCCATCGAGCTCTCCCTGTGGTCCTACGGCATGCCTCTGACATCATATAACGACATGCTGGACATCTACGGCCTCCCCCACCTCCGTCTCGAGCCGGTAAAGGCCACGATAGTGAGGAAGGTCAGAAGGGACATACCCGACCTAGGCTCCATGGGAATTTCCGTCCTGCATGATCCCGGGACGATCCTAAGCGCAGAGCTGGACGGCTGCATACAGTGCGGAAAGTGCGTGGAGTCCTGCCCGGAAGATGCCCTGGCCATCTTGGACGAAGAACCACACCCGAGGGCCGCCGTCCGCTCGGACCTATGCCTGGGAACAGCATGCAAGCGATGTGAGCTGGTCTGCCCTGAGCATGTCATGAAGATAAGGTCACTGAAGGTCTCCAGATGA
- the pylD gene encoding 3-methylornithyl-N6-L-lysine dehydrogenase PylD, which translates to MTRLTPHMIRDVPFSSAERDSELIRTLGMTLKGLAYEAVGIDLRQLRMEDYTAAAVPVTSGMGTTEGFSDSVCAIVEHLGMSAFVTDRSDVAGFSEAISAGADIVFMADDDEFVAFNCRTRTFSNNTRSTALGYFTALRVAADGLRGREVLLIGAGRVGTYAAELLDRERAKVTVVDMDRSRAEALKKAHDNFRVKYDLMDAVMESGLIFNASPARVPGEWIREGAIISSPGMPFSFDDEGLRRVGTLIHDPLQIGVSVMAVWSAGKSLSQISIPEGREIKMEAI; encoded by the coding sequence ATGACACGATTGACACCGCATATGATCAGGGACGTTCCTTTCAGCTCTGCAGAGAGGGACTCGGAGCTAATCAGGACGCTGGGAATGACCCTGAAGGGTCTTGCATATGAGGCCGTGGGGATCGACCTCCGTCAGCTGAGGATGGAGGATTACACCGCCGCCGCCGTTCCCGTAACATCGGGTATGGGGACCACTGAGGGTTTCTCCGACTCGGTCTGCGCCATAGTCGAGCACCTGGGAATGAGCGCCTTCGTTACTGATAGGAGCGATGTAGCAGGATTCAGCGAAGCCATATCGGCCGGAGCCGACATAGTGTTCATGGCCGATGACGATGAGTTCGTGGCCTTCAACTGTCGGACACGGACCTTCTCCAACAACACGCGATCAACTGCTCTGGGTTACTTCACCGCCCTCAGGGTAGCGGCTGACGGTCTGAGGGGTAGGGAGGTGCTCCTGATAGGCGCGGGGAGGGTCGGAACATATGCCGCTGAGCTGCTGGACAGGGAAAGGGCGAAGGTGACCGTGGTGGACATGGACCGGTCTAGGGCGGAAGCTTTGAAGAAAGCCCACGATAATTTCAGGGTGAAGTATGACCTCATGGATGCGGTCATGGAGAGCGGCCTGATATTCAACGCCTCCCCAGCAAGGGTCCCAGGGGAATGGATCCGCGAAGGTGCGATAATATCCTCGCCAGGGATGCCATTCTCCTTCGATGATGAAGGCCTCCGCAGGGTCGGTACATTGATCCATGATCCACTTCAGATAGGGGTATCGGTCATGGCGGTGTGGAGCGCAGGCAAGAGCCTTTCACAGATATCAATTCCAGAGGGTCGGGAGATCAAGATGGAGGCCATCTGA
- a CDS encoding dimethylamine methyltransferase yields the protein MLGVERKQENEVLALLKISVETWNKALAVETAKRALDMGIDPYEAIEEGLCKGMMGISDAFNEGKIYLPQVLAASEAMESAIAIFEPALAGKFLPYKGVVVIGTVQGDIHEIGKNVVTAFLRGAGYAVFDLGKDISPDEFLLAAREKGADVIGASALMTTTLVGQRRIIEQLNEEKLFRIKTIFGGACCTHRWVRDIGGDAYCACGAEVANKLDELLLE from the coding sequence ATGCTGGGAGTTGAGAGAAAACAAGAGAACGAGGTGTTAGCCTTGTTGAAGATATCGGTCGAGACCTGGAACAAAGCCCTTGCCGTAGAAACCGCGAAGAGGGCTCTGGATATGGGGATCGATCCTTACGAGGCCATTGAGGAAGGCCTCTGCAAAGGGATGATGGGAATCAGCGATGCCTTCAACGAGGGCAAGATATACCTGCCTCAAGTCCTGGCAGCCTCGGAGGCCATGGAGTCGGCCATCGCCATCTTCGAACCCGCGCTCGCTGGAAAATTCTTACCGTACAAGGGAGTGGTAGTGATAGGTACGGTCCAAGGCGATATCCATGAGATAGGGAAGAACGTGGTCACCGCCTTTCTCAGAGGAGCAGGGTATGCGGTCTTTGACCTAGGAAAGGATATTTCCCCAGATGAGTTCCTGCTAGCTGCCAGGGAGAAAGGGGCAGATGTGATCGGGGCCTCCGCGCTGATGACAACGACCCTGGTGGGCCAGAGGAGAATAATCGAGCAGCTGAACGAAGAGAAACTTTTTAGAATAAAAACGATATTTGGCGGTGCTTGTTGCACCCACAGGTGGGTAAGGGACATCGGGGGGGATGCGTACTGCGCATGCGGAGCCGAGGTCGCCAACAAGCTCGACGAGTTACTACTAGAATGA